The proteins below come from a single Natranaerofaba carboxydovora genomic window:
- a CDS encoding N-acetylmuramoyl-L-alanine amidase family protein, with protein MRTPLLTNIWHQALDLEQKKPVSRINMDFYNPNHAEINLADNMEMPNPNLISFAIPKARLNMPPLSLEPIDGIIRDVKIEEDSNDPNHLKGTINTEHSILCHIKEEKGMPHRVTLEFDRKVFSKYLKEKVILIDPGHGGKDTGGISPVGLMEKDVVLDFSKRLKKYLDYWQAEGIYTRERDVNVPQKDRTRIIKENNPDLIISLHTGTGTVGEVLGPRAKFFVDGEKKGKETANNIYMPYANRLPFPEREVVKSSSKLLSVFPERSIIMEVSNISSRLEEGWLRDYGFVEDMVRGLVVGIKNHFSKSSQKL; from the coding sequence ATGAGAACTCCCCTTTTAACAAATATCTGGCATCAAGCCCTTGATTTAGAACAAAAAAAGCCTGTCTCAAGGATAAACATGGACTTTTATAACCCGAATCACGCAGAAATCAATTTAGCTGATAACATGGAAATGCCAAATCCTAACTTGATATCTTTTGCCATCCCAAAAGCTCGTTTGAACATGCCGCCTCTCTCTTTGGAACCTATAGACGGTATAATAAGGGATGTAAAAATCGAGGAAGATTCTAATGATCCTAATCATTTAAAAGGTACAATAAACACTGAACATTCTATACTATGTCATATAAAAGAAGAAAAAGGCATGCCCCATAGGGTTACCCTTGAATTTGATAGAAAAGTATTTTCAAAGTACCTAAAAGAAAAAGTTATACTAATTGACCCTGGACATGGAGGTAAAGACACCGGAGGTATTAGCCCGGTAGGCTTAATGGAAAAAGACGTGGTTCTTGACTTTTCGAAGAGATTAAAGAAGTATCTAGATTACTGGCAGGCAGAAGGGATTTATACCAGGGAAAGGGACGTAAATGTCCCTCAAAAAGATCGAACCAGAATCATAAAAGAAAATAATCCTGATCTTATTATCTCTCTTCACACTGGCACAGGAACAGTTGGGGAAGTGTTAGGACCAAGGGCAAAGTTTTTTGTGGACGGTGAAAAAAAAGGAAAAGAAACTGCTAATAATATCTATATGCCATATGCAAATAGGCTACCATTCCCAGAAAGAGAAGTAGTAAAGAGCAGTTCAAAGTTGTTGTCAGTTTTTCCAGAGAGAAGCATTATCATGGAAGTATCAAATATTTCGAGCAGATTAGAGGAAGGCTGGCTAAGAGACTACGGCTTTGTGGAAGATATGGTTAGAGGACTTGTTGTAGGAATTAAAAATCATTTTTCTAAAAGTTCACAGAAGCTTTAG
- a CDS encoding putative polysaccharide biosynthesis protein: MKRESFARGALVLMLAGTISKLLGAFYRMPLARIIGEEGIGLYEMAYPIYSLLLILAVAGFPVAISKLVSEKRASKNFEEEKIVFCTALSALSVTGIIFSIILYVGAEFISVNILGDYRVMYSLKIISPAIFFVSIMSGFRGYFQGLHLMTPTAISQVTEQFIRVFTMLFFGYLYSQAGPMYGAAGATLGAVTGAFFGLVLLIFLFVREKGISFVLILFLSRIFIKSVIKSGSTLFRLLKIAVPFSLGALVMPLMQTVDAAVVPKRLQLIGYSVSEATSLYGHLSGMALRLISLPTIVTLALGTSLIPVLSTYQVKGYHQKIKNNIEKALRLTLIIGIPTSVGIFLLAYEMTELMFGYYEAGGPLRVMAFASLFLCLHQVTSFMLQGLGYYPKPVINLFIGAILNFILNYNLTAYPPLGILGAAIGTGSGFFLASILNIKDLIKLKKLSINFFKTGFKPLIASAVMAVFLIRFDMVIDTFFAVDALNFILKVSIAGIVYFLTLLIFRGIEEEDLLVIPKVGDMLVRILKTLKLL; this comes from the coding sequence ATGAAAAGAGAAAGCTTTGCTAGAGGAGCACTTGTTTTGATGCTTGCAGGAACTATAAGTAAGCTCTTAGGTGCCTTTTATCGCATGCCTCTTGCTAGAATTATAGGAGAAGAGGGTATAGGACTTTATGAAATGGCCTATCCTATTTATAGTCTTTTGTTAATACTAGCTGTAGCCGGATTTCCCGTAGCGATAAGTAAACTTGTATCCGAAAAAAGAGCCTCAAAAAACTTTGAAGAAGAAAAAATAGTTTTTTGTACGGCTCTATCTGCTTTAAGTGTTACCGGAATAATATTTAGTATTATTTTATATGTAGGCGCCGAATTCATATCTGTTAATATTCTTGGTGATTACAGGGTGATGTATTCGCTAAAGATAATATCACCTGCTATTTTCTTTGTCTCTATAATGTCAGGTTTTAGAGGGTATTTTCAGGGGCTACATTTAATGACCCCTACAGCAATTTCTCAGGTGACAGAGCAGTTTATAAGAGTGTTTACCATGCTTTTTTTTGGTTATTTATATAGCCAGGCCGGGCCAATGTATGGTGCTGCAGGGGCAACTTTGGGAGCTGTTACTGGTGCTTTTTTTGGCCTTGTATTGTTAATTTTTCTTTTTGTCAGAGAAAAAGGCATCAGCTTTGTACTTATTTTATTTTTGTCTAGGATTTTTATAAAAAGTGTCATAAAAAGTGGAAGCACTTTATTTCGCCTGTTAAAAATTGCAGTGCCTTTTTCTCTAGGTGCTCTTGTAATGCCTCTTATGCAGACAGTTGATGCGGCAGTAGTCCCCAAAAGGCTACAATTAATTGGTTATAGTGTCTCTGAAGCTACAAGCTTGTATGGCCATCTCTCAGGGATGGCCTTAAGGCTTATAAGCCTTCCGACAATTGTCACCCTTGCCCTTGGCACAAGTCTTATACCTGTACTATCGACTTATCAGGTCAAAGGATACCACCAAAAAATCAAAAACAATATAGAAAAAGCCCTTAGACTAACCCTGATAATAGGCATACCTACCTCTGTTGGAATTTTCTTACTGGCTTATGAGATGACCGAGCTTATGTTTGGCTACTATGAAGCGGGAGGTCCCCTTAGGGTTATGGCATTTGCGTCACTGTTTTTGTGTTTGCACCAGGTTACTTCCTTTATGCTTCAAGGCCTCGGGTATTATCCTAAACCTGTTATTAACCTGTTTATTGGGGCGATTTTGAACTTTATCCTTAACTACAACCTTACAGCTTACCCGCCCCTCGGTATCCTTGGAGCGGCCATAGGAACTGGGTCTGGATTTTTTTTAGCTTCTATTTTAAATATTAAGGACCTAATAAAGTTAAAAAAATTGTCAATTAATTTTTTCAAAACTGGTTTTAAACCTCTAATAGCTTCAGCTGTTATGGCTGTTTTTTTAATAAGGTTTGACATGGTAATAGATACTTTCTTTGCTGTAGATGCCTTAAATTTCATCTTAAAAGTATCAATTGCTGGTATTGTCTATTTTTTAACCCTTCTCATATTTAGAGGGATAGAGGAAGAAGATCTGCTAGTAATTCCAAAGGTAGGGGACATGTTGGTACGCATACTAAAAACCCTAAAGCTTCTGTGA
- a CDS encoding cyclodeaminase/cyclohydrolase family protein has translation MYLDKSLKEYNEILSDESTYPSSESSLALTGALAASLLLAYLKNLYKEKKDEDKLELKKNIERIFNIKEELMDVVDEAYRIIRAKSKPKETVTKETVVIPILIAQKCNNILEIITKVDDNIGLNILNSQFTTALYAGVHKTKASLMGSLACVKINLEDLERGELYSFALEERQKLIKVGEKNFEKILESIEEKILEE, from the coding sequence ATGTATTTGGATAAGTCCCTCAAAGAATATAATGAAATACTGTCAGATGAGTCCACCTATCCGAGCAGTGAAAGTTCTTTAGCATTGACAGGTGCCCTGGCCGCTTCTTTATTACTTGCATACTTGAAAAACCTTTATAAAGAAAAAAAAGACGAAGATAAATTAGAACTTAAAAAAAACATTGAAAGAATTTTTAATATTAAAGAAGAATTAATGGATGTTGTAGATGAAGCGTACAGGATAATTAGGGCAAAGTCAAAACCCAAGGAAACTGTTACAAAAGAAACAGTGGTCATACCCATCCTAATAGCTCAAAAGTGCAATAATATTTTAGAAATTATTACTAAAGTTGATGACAATATTGGACTAAATATATTAAACAGCCAATTTACTACAGCATTGTATGCTGGGGTGCATAAAACAAAAGCTTCACTGATGGGAAGTCTAGCCTGTGTGAAGATCAACCTGGAAGATCTAGAAAGAGGAGAACTGTATTCTTTTGCTTTGGAAGAAAGACAAAAGCTTATAAAAGTAGGGGAAAAAAATTTTGAGAAGATACTTGAGAGCATTGAAGAAAAAATATTAGAAGAGTAG
- the metK gene encoding methionine adenosyltransferase, which translates to MSNKFFTSESVTEGHPDKLADQISDSILDEILKEDPGARVAAETSVTTGLVLVAGEITTSCYVDIPKIVRQTILDIGYTRAKYGFDGETCGVLTSIDEQSPDIAMGVDKALEAREGELSEEEIEAIGAGDQGMMFGFATNETDSMLPMPIDFAHRLTKRLAKVRKENILDYLRPDGKSQVTIEYDNGNPKRIDAIVVSTQHSSSVTEDELHKGVREQVITPVLPEELIDDKTKILINPTGRFVTGGPQGDAGLTGRKIIVDTYGGFSRHGGGAFSGKDPTKVDRSAAYAARYVAKNIVAAGLADKCELQVSYAIGVANPVSVFVETFNTNKIAEEKIEELVRKHFDLRPAAIIENLGLRRPIYRQLASYGHMGRVDLDVPWERTDKKDILKSDA; encoded by the coding sequence TTGAGTAATAAATTTTTTACTTCAGAATCGGTAACTGAAGGACATCCGGACAAATTGGCAGATCAAATTTCTGATTCTATCCTCGATGAAATTTTAAAAGAGGATCCAGGAGCGAGGGTGGCTGCAGAAACAAGTGTAACTACTGGTCTTGTTCTTGTTGCAGGGGAAATAACAACTAGCTGCTATGTAGATATACCAAAGATTGTAAGACAGACGATTTTGGACATAGGTTATACCAGGGCCAAATATGGCTTCGATGGGGAAACATGCGGAGTACTTACATCAATTGATGAGCAATCACCTGATATTGCTATGGGTGTAGACAAGGCATTAGAAGCAAGAGAAGGAGAACTTTCAGAAGAAGAGATCGAAGCAATTGGAGCGGGTGATCAGGGAATGATGTTTGGTTTTGCAACCAACGAAACTGATAGCATGCTTCCAATGCCCATAGATTTTGCTCACAGGCTGACCAAACGTTTGGCCAAAGTTAGAAAAGAAAACATCTTAGATTATCTTAGACCAGATGGCAAAAGCCAGGTTACGATAGAATATGATAATGGAAACCCTAAGAGAATTGATGCTATCGTTGTTTCTACCCAGCACAGCTCTAGCGTAACCGAAGACGAGCTTCACAAAGGAGTTAGAGAACAGGTTATTACCCCGGTTCTTCCAGAGGAATTGATTGATGATAAGACCAAGATTCTTATCAACCCTACAGGGAGATTTGTGACAGGGGGGCCTCAGGGAGATGCAGGCCTGACAGGTAGAAAGATAATAGTGGATACTTATGGAGGATTTTCAAGGCATGGTGGAGGTGCTTTCTCCGGCAAAGACCCTACTAAAGTAGATAGATCAGCTGCTTATGCTGCAAGATATGTGGCAAAGAATATAGTCGCTGCAGGTCTTGCCGACAAGTGTGAACTTCAGGTTTCGTATGCTATTGGTGTCGCCAACCCGGTAAGCGTATTTGTTGAAACTTTTAACACAAATAAGATTGCTGAAGAAAAAATCGAAGAGCTTGTAAGAAAACATTTTGATTTGAGACCTGCTGCCATAATAGAAAACTTAGGTTTAAGAAGACCTATATATAGACAGCTTGCAAGTTATGGACATATGGGAAGAGTTGATTTGGATGTTCCCTGGGAGAGAACTGACAAAAAAGATATATTAAAAAGTGATGCCTAA
- the fabZ gene encoding 3-hydroxyacyl-ACP dehydratase FabZ, whose product MGLNIDEIKSIIPHRYPFLLIDRIEEYEPGKWAKGVKNVTVNEPFFQGHFPEKPVMPGVLIVEALAQVGAVTILTVPDNKGKLVLFGGMDKVKFRRQVVPGDVLTLEVELTRLKGPVGKGEGVCTVNGEKAVSSELTFALQ is encoded by the coding sequence TTGGGACTAAACATTGATGAGATAAAAAGTATAATTCCTCACCGCTATCCTTTTTTATTAATCGACAGGATAGAAGAATATGAGCCCGGCAAATGGGCCAAAGGGGTAAAAAATGTCACTGTGAATGAGCCTTTTTTCCAGGGACATTTCCCGGAGAAACCTGTGATGCCCGGGGTGTTAATTGTGGAAGCACTAGCCCAGGTAGGAGCAGTAACAATACTTACTGTTCCGGACAACAAAGGAAAACTTGTGTTGTTTGGAGGTATGGATAAGGTGAAATTTAGGCGCCAGGTGGTGCCAGGAGATGTGTTAACTTTGGAAGTAGAACTAACCAGGCTAAAGGGGCCTGTAGGCAAGGGAGAGGGTGTTTGTACAGTTAACGGCGAAAAAGCTGTGAGTAGTGAACTTACATTCGCTTTGCAATAG
- a CDS encoding CC/Se motif family (seleno)protein — translation MKVDIEPGALEYINRKSIDSLTVGIVKLGGGUCGTAYGPEVQVGAPDLEKETEYLKKNIEGTDVFISENIKPHSEERGIIIDIKGFWIFKQLIARGI, via the coding sequence ATTAAAGTTGATATAGAGCCAGGAGCATTAGAATATATAAACAGAAAGTCTATTGATTCCTTAACCGTTGGCATAGTTAAACTTGGTGGGGGATGATGCGGTACTGCCTATGGACCTGAGGTTCAGGTCGGTGCGCCAGACTTGGAGAAAGAAACTGAATACCTTAAGAAAAATATCGAAGGGACAGATGTATTTATCTCAGAAAACATAAAACCACACAGTGAAGAACGCGGCATAATAATTGATATCAAAGGTTTTTGGATTTTTAAACAACTTATAGCTAGAGGAATCTAA
- the sfsA gene encoding DNA/RNA nuclease SfsA has product MFYPFDVKLIKGRFVRRVNRFVCEVAIKDYSSNDNSNNKTLCHVPNSGRMKELLTEGAEVMVQPAPLNSSRKTAFDLYLVKYKGKWVSLDSRLPNKIFEKAVLNNYIPPLEEAKLLRREPKYKSGKFDLEFGLRKEGQKGDYKALVECKSVTLVKENTALFPDAPTSRGKRHLDELAEAVDEGYMSFVVFLVQRDDAKEFSPNWEMDPEFSKSLVKLDEKGAEILAYFVKVTPEGIKWGDSLPVKL; this is encoded by the coding sequence ATGTTTTATCCATTTGATGTTAAATTAATTAAAGGTAGGTTTGTTAGACGAGTGAATAGATTTGTCTGTGAGGTTGCAATAAAAGATTATTCTTCAAATGACAATTCTAATAATAAGACGCTATGTCATGTGCCTAATTCAGGCAGAATGAAAGAGCTTTTAACAGAAGGGGCAGAGGTTATGGTACAACCTGCCCCTCTTAATTCTTCAAGAAAAACAGCTTTTGATCTTTATTTAGTTAAATATAAGGGTAAATGGGTATCCTTAGATAGTAGACTGCCAAACAAAATTTTTGAAAAAGCTGTGTTAAATAATTATATCCCACCTCTAGAGGAAGCAAAATTATTAAGAAGAGAACCTAAATACAAGAGTGGGAAATTTGACTTAGAGTTTGGCCTTAGAAAAGAAGGTCAAAAAGGAGATTATAAAGCCCTTGTTGAATGTAAGTCAGTAACCCTGGTAAAAGAAAATACAGCTCTTTTTCCCGATGCGCCCACTTCTCGAGGCAAAAGACACTTAGATGAATTAGCAGAAGCTGTAGACGAAGGATATATGTCTTTTGTAGTGTTTTTGGTGCAAAGGGATGATGCCAAAGAGTTTTCGCCTAACTGGGAGATGGACCCTGAATTTAGTAAAAGCCTTGTAAAGCTTGATGAAAAAGGAGCGGAAATTTTGGCGTATTTTGTCAAAGTTACTCCCGAGGGAATTAAGTGGGGAGATAGCTTGCCGGTCAAACTGTAA
- a CDS encoding vWA domain-containing protein, producing the protein MSDNTVEERSLQTSLIKFASLLRSLGVRVSTSEVIDVFNALNEADITDKEEFKYSLKCTLLKEKDKEGIFEDAFEYFFQLPEQKSQMQEERNAKIEEKNAQIEEATEDLQFMGDPLELDEDQKLTYANMEEKYKEQIRNVLEQTEHGQNVDENFRPIIENMVRSSLNRWEENLRDNLPTDMIQDTGDEELDTIRDEIKSKDNGSGSSSSAKISQKDLKDLTDKDLPKARRVMYSLIKKMMNRISRRYKRTKKAARLDMRKTIRQNISYGGTMFNISYKEKRKSKPSLLVICDVSGSMARYTSFLLQFIYGLGSAVRKIEGFIFSEDIERITDWLKQKDNFEKSITDLVNSSAEWGGATDLGVSLATLEEKWEYILRPDTTVIILSDGMSSGLDRAKSKLKELDRKVKNIVWLNPVPADKWEDVPQISAFQEYVNMFECNTLEDLEKVLKKEIFSV; encoded by the coding sequence ATGAGCGATAATACTGTTGAAGAGAGAAGTCTACAAACATCTTTAATAAAATTTGCAAGCTTACTCAGATCCCTTGGTGTAAGGGTAAGTACAAGTGAAGTTATAGATGTCTTTAATGCATTAAACGAAGCTGATATAACGGACAAAGAGGAATTTAAATATTCCCTTAAATGTACCCTTCTAAAAGAAAAAGATAAGGAAGGTATCTTTGAAGATGCTTTTGAGTACTTTTTTCAACTACCAGAGCAAAAATCTCAAATGCAAGAGGAGAGAAATGCCAAAATTGAAGAGAAAAATGCCCAGATAGAAGAGGCCACTGAAGACCTTCAATTTATGGGAGATCCATTAGAATTAGACGAGGACCAAAAACTAACCTATGCAAATATGGAAGAAAAGTATAAAGAGCAGATTAGAAATGTTCTCGAGCAAACTGAACATGGACAAAATGTAGACGAAAACTTTAGACCTATAATTGAAAATATGGTAAGGAGTTCTCTTAATAGATGGGAAGAAAACCTTAGAGATAACCTACCAACTGATATGATTCAGGATACAGGGGACGAAGAGCTTGATACAATTAGAGATGAGATAAAAAGTAAGGATAATGGAAGTGGTTCTTCTTCATCCGCTAAGATAAGTCAAAAGGACTTAAAAGATTTAACAGACAAAGACCTGCCCAAAGCTAGAAGGGTTATGTATTCTTTAATTAAGAAAATGATGAACAGGATCTCTAGAAGATACAAGAGAACAAAGAAAGCGGCCCGTCTTGATATGAGAAAAACTATCAGGCAAAATATCTCCTACGGCGGTACGATGTTTAATATAAGCTACAAAGAAAAAAGAAAAAGTAAACCTTCTTTGCTTGTTATCTGTGATGTCTCAGGTTCTATGGCAAGATATACGTCCTTTTTGCTTCAGTTCATTTACGGGCTTGGAAGTGCTGTCAGAAAGATTGAGGGTTTTATATTCAGCGAAGACATAGAAAGAATTACAGACTGGCTAAAGCAAAAAGACAATTTTGAAAAATCAATCACAGATCTTGTAAATAGCAGTGCTGAATGGGGAGGAGCTACCGATCTTGGTGTATCCTTGGCAACTTTAGAAGAAAAGTGGGAATATATATTAAGGCCAGATACCACTGTGATAATATTAAGCGATGGTATGAGTTCAGGCCTTGATCGTGCCAAATCAAAACTAAAAGAGCTAGACAGGAAAGTTAAAAATATCGTCTGGCTAAACCCGGTTCCAGCAGATAAATGGGAGGATGTCCCTCAGATAAGTGCTTTTCAGGAATACGTAAACATGTTTGAGTGTAATACACTAGAAGATTTAGAAAAAGTACTAAAAAAAGAAATCTTTTCAGTATAG
- a CDS encoding AAA family ATPase, giving the protein MKISVDELAKGFRKEKYVADKEILTTVYLALKLNKPLLLEGDAGVGKTEISKVLANIFDTELIRLQCYEGLDENKALYEWNYQKQLLKIQLKQDNVSEDVLEDDLFSEEYLLERPLLKAIRSNKAPVLLIDEIDKTDEEFEAFLLEVLSDFTVSVPELGTIQAGEIPIVVLTSNNERELSDGLKRRCIYLYLNYPTVEKEKEIISSKVPGIEEKLTEQVAKALKIIRDDNEIRKKPSIAETLDWTRALVALDASKLDPELVKSTINLLLKTKEDIDHFNENIGADALCANVRE; this is encoded by the coding sequence GTGAAAATTTCAGTTGATGAATTGGCGAAAGGATTTAGAAAGGAAAAATATGTTGCAGATAAAGAGATTTTGACGACAGTATATCTAGCGCTAAAGTTAAACAAACCTCTTTTATTAGAAGGTGATGCAGGGGTTGGTAAGACAGAGATCAGCAAAGTACTTGCAAATATTTTTGATACTGAGTTAATAAGGCTTCAGTGTTATGAAGGACTAGACGAAAATAAAGCATTATATGAGTGGAACTATCAAAAACAACTTCTGAAAATTCAGTTAAAACAGGATAATGTAAGTGAAGATGTATTAGAAGATGATCTTTTCAGCGAAGAATATTTATTAGAAAGGCCTCTGTTAAAAGCAATCAGATCAAATAAAGCTCCAGTATTATTGATCGATGAGATAGATAAGACTGATGAAGAATTTGAAGCATTTTTGCTTGAAGTTCTTAGCGACTTCACCGTATCAGTACCTGAACTTGGCACAATTCAGGCTGGTGAGATTCCAATAGTTGTTTTGACAAGCAATAACGAAAGAGAACTATCAGATGGGTTAAAAAGACGCTGTATCTATCTTTACTTGAATTATCCTACAGTAGAAAAAGAAAAAGAGATTATATCTTCAAAAGTTCCTGGAATTGAAGAAAAACTTACAGAGCAGGTTGCAAAAGCCCTTAAAATTATCAGAGATGACAATGAAATTAGAAAGAAACCATCTATTGCAGAAACCCTCGACTGGACCAGGGCTCTTGTAGCTTTAGATGCAAGTAAGCTTGATCCTGAACTCGTAAAGAGTACAATTAACCTGCTATTAAAAACAAAAGAAGATATTGATCATTTTAATGAGAATATTGGTGCCGATGCGCTGTGTGCCAATGTACGTGAATAA
- a CDS encoding chemotaxis protein CheW, whose amino-acid sequence MANGDKGSKWGDNTLNILNQQLLNVSRENQFVTFTVGEEEYGIDILLVQEIIRYHKPTRVFNTNPVINGVINFRGKVIPQIDLRKKFNLPEVEYDNFTVVIVVEVENKTMGLIVDRVSDIVSFDTEDIQVVDKEFAEDIKTEHLKGMAKTDDKIILLLDPYRVISFEELAKVQEINKMDSEEVN is encoded by the coding sequence ATGGCAAATGGTGATAAAGGTAGTAAATGGGGCGACAATACACTTAATATCCTAAACCAACAGCTTTTAAATGTATCTAGGGAAAACCAGTTTGTGACTTTTACAGTAGGAGAAGAGGAATACGGTATAGACATATTACTGGTACAAGAAATCATTCGTTACCACAAGCCAACCAGGGTATTTAATACTAATCCTGTAATAAACGGTGTTATAAATTTTCGAGGCAAGGTTATTCCACAGATTGATTTAAGGAAAAAATTTAACCTGCCCGAGGTAGAATATGATAATTTCACCGTGGTTATAGTTGTTGAAGTAGAAAACAAAACCATGGGCTTGATTGTAGATAGAGTATCGGATATTGTAAGTTTTGATACAGAAGATATCCAGGTAGTTGACAAAGAATTTGCAGAAGATATTAAAACAGAACACCTAAAAGGGATGGCTAAAACCGATGACAAAATTATACTGCTTCTAGATCCATACAGAGTGATTTCATTTGAAGAATTAGCAAAGGTCCAGGAAATTAACAAAATGGACAGTGAAGAGGTTAATTAA
- a CDS encoding methyl-accepting chemotaxis protein has translation MRFSVRNKLLAGFGVILIMMLVVGYISMTMLDNVQDANQDAIGQMETIITATQGEVDHLQWVNELADVFIAEEEFDGELDHNQCSFGRWYYQTLDSEGFQETPSEFQQTFREIEEPHEGLHNTAVEINDMIDEYGIDSEEVQEEGLEIYQEETQAHLNEIRELLDELSLQLEEQQEESLALAQEQEQTADRWIVGGLITAVIFGMVAVFVINRVISRPLGQVVDFLKTTAEEGGDLTTRIEVKSRDELGDLAYWFNAFIAQLHDIISNVRNSTETVTNATEEISEGNQDLSQRTEEQASSLEEISSTIQEMTSYLQNTSSNTKEADKISEETMSSVKNSEKVVEEMGEAMQEITNSSQEISEIIEKVNDIAFQTNLLALNAAVEAARAGEQGRGFAVVAAEVRNLARRTADSAQEIEKLIGGSIERVDRGNKLMDETKNVLGEIVNNTQKVNDIVGEIAASMNEQSTSARDVQNAIEELNQVTQQNSSLVEEIASSSESMNSEAEELKKLVDYFKLEEKGGLQKSNQKKNNLKDSGDKDKKTQPKHNKDKNRTGDGQKEAASGEDSDLFSEDDFDDFDEDDFDKF, from the coding sequence ATGCGTTTTAGTGTAAGAAATAAGCTTTTAGCTGGATTTGGAGTAATTTTGATAATGATGCTTGTAGTAGGTTATATCAGCATGACAATGCTTGATAATGTCCAGGATGCAAACCAGGATGCAATCGGCCAAATGGAAACTATAATAACTGCTACTCAGGGTGAAGTGGATCACTTGCAATGGGTTAATGAGCTTGCAGACGTTTTTATTGCTGAAGAAGAATTTGACGGAGAGTTAGATCATAACCAGTGTAGTTTTGGTAGGTGGTATTACCAGACCCTTGATTCAGAAGGGTTTCAAGAAACACCGTCCGAATTTCAACAGACTTTTAGAGAAATAGAAGAACCTCATGAAGGGCTACATAACACAGCCGTCGAAATCAATGACATGATTGATGAATATGGTATTGACAGTGAAGAGGTTCAAGAAGAAGGATTAGAGATATATCAAGAGGAGACCCAGGCTCATCTTAACGAAATTAGAGAACTATTGGACGAATTATCATTACAACTCGAAGAACAGCAGGAAGAATCGCTAGCCTTAGCACAGGAGCAGGAACAAACAGCGGATCGCTGGATCGTTGGAGGCCTTATTACAGCTGTAATATTTGGTATGGTAGCTGTATTTGTAATCAACAGAGTTATCAGTAGACCTCTTGGACAAGTTGTAGATTTCTTAAAGACAACTGCAGAAGAAGGTGGAGACCTTACTACCAGAATCGAAGTTAAATCTAGAGATGAACTAGGTGATCTTGCTTACTGGTTTAATGCATTTATTGCACAGCTTCACGATATTATATCAAATGTTAGAAACTCTACAGAAACAGTAACCAACGCAACCGAGGAGATATCCGAAGGAAACCAGGACCTATCCCAGAGGACTGAAGAGCAGGCGTCTTCTCTTGAGGAGATATCTTCAACTATCCAGGAGATGACCTCATATTTACAAAACACTTCAAGTAATACCAAAGAGGCTGACAAAATATCTGAAGAAACTATGAGTTCAGTGAAAAACAGCGAAAAAGTTGTTGAAGAAATGGGCGAAGCAATGCAGGAGATAACAAATAGCAGCCAGGAAATATCAGAGATAATTGAGAAAGTAAATGACATAGCATTTCAGACTAACCTCTTAGCCCTAAATGCCGCAGTTGAAGCTGCAAGAGCAGGGGAACAGGGCAGAGGCTTTGCCGTGGTTGCAGCAGAAGTAAGAAATCTTGCAAGAAGAACAGCGGACTCTGCCCAGGAGATAGAAAAGCTTATAGGCGGAAGTATAGAAAGGGTTGACCGTGGTAACAAGCTGATGGATGAGACTAAAAATGTTCTTGGTGAGATTGTAAACAATACTCAAAAAGTAAACGATATAGTTGGTGAAATAGCAGCTTCTATGAATGAACAATCTACTTCTGCAAGGGATGTCCAAAATGCAATAGAAGAGTTAAACCAGGTGACACAGCAGAACTCATCCTTGGTTGAAGAAATTGCAAGTTCAAGCGAGTCCATGAACAGTGAAGCAGAAGAACTTAAGAAACTTGTAGACTATTTTAAACTTGAAGAAAAAGGCGGCCTTCAAAAATCAAATCAAAAGAAAAATAACTTAAAAGACTCAGGAGATAAAGACAAGAAGACACAGCCAAAGCATAATAAGGATAAAAACAGAACAGGTGATGGCCAAAAAGAAGCAGCCTCCGGAGAAGATTCGGATCTTTTTAGCGAAGATGATTTTGATGATTTTGATGAAGATGACTTTGACAAGTTTTAA